acatttctcacaaaacacgtcaaaataccaaaatgtatagaatatgcaaataatggacatgtagagtgattttgatgacaaaaacggaccaaataatggccttaaaaaacagtgcaaaatccgggcgTATCAGAGTGCgcgcttatttgaattcattatgagGTTAGGGGCGAAGCCCCTAACAGATGAACGGGGGTACGGGGGCAGCGCCCCCCAGGTAGCGGGGTCCAACGAAGTTGCTGTGTAAGAAATTCATctgaaaatgtaatttctgaaaGTCAAAGGACTTGTTCGCAATTTCGGAAACCTTTGAAAATCAGTTAATTTCAGTTATGAAATTAACAGACGCGTTGTTTCATCTTGATAAAACGCGCTGGTTCGTCTTGTTAAATCTGATCGATTCTTGTTTTTGTTCGTATATTCTTTTTCTCAGATATCAACATAAgatagttttgttttttctctgAATTGTATtcgatcaaatattttggtagaaccggcgaaattgatttgaactGAAAGTGATTTcatcacgactttcagattaTCCGTTCTGTTTCTGTTCAGTATATTGAATCACCCTAACaaagatcaaatcaaattaatgtcGAACAAGGAAACGGTAAAGGAAGGAACGAAAGGTTTCACGAAGTTGGATAAATTTGCTGGCCAGGATTTCAGACGCTGGGAAAAGAAGATGCATTTCATGCTAACGAATCTCAAGGTCGTGTACATTCTGAGTACTCCTGGTGAAAATGAAACTCTGGAACAGATGAGGAGGCGGATGAAGTGGGAGAATGACGACTACATATGTCGTGGTCACATCTTAAACGGTATGTCTGATTCTCTATTTGATGTGTATCAATATGTTGAGTCTGCTAAGGAATTGTGGGATTCTCTCAAAGCCAAATATATGGCAGAAGATGCCTCTAGCAAGAAATTTCTTGTTGGTAACtttattaactataaaatggtTGATACGAGGCCTGTCATGGAACAATACAATGAATTGTTGAGGATATTGGGACAGTTTTCCcaatatgatatgaaaatggaTGAATCCATTTCTGTCTCTAGTATTATTGATAAACTGCCACCATCTtggaaggattttaaaaataatctgaaACATAAGAAGGAGGAGTTGAATTTGGTCGAACTTGGAAGTGACTTCCAAATTGAACAGTCCATACGTGAAATGGAAAAGGGCTCTGTTGGTAATGCTAGAAACATGGTTGGTTCTTCTGTGAACATGGTGGAAGAGGGTGAATCCTCAAAGGCTGGTAAAGAGAAACGTGTGTTTCAAGGGAAACGGAAGTTTCAAGGGAATAACAGTAAGGCTGGGAATAAGAAGCCTAAACTGACTTGCTGGAAGTGTGGCAAATCCGGGCACTTCAAGAAGGATTGTAAGTCTGGAAAGGGtggaggaaaagaaaaatacgaGGCAGGTTCAAGTGGATCCAAGGATCCTGAAAAGCAATCAGGTTCGTTTTCTGTACCTAATGATCATTCTGTTGAGAATTATTATGCATCAATAATCTCTGAAGCATTTTATGTGCAGGATGATGATCTTTCATGGTGGATTGATTCGGGTGCAACATGTTATGTATGCAAGGATCGTCAATGGTTCAAGGATTTTAAACCAATTGAAGATGGATCTTCTTTGAAGATGGACAACGTTGCAACTGAACCAATCAAAGGAATATGATCTGTTAGCCTAGTATTTACTTCTGGAAATTCCTTAGTGTTAGATAATGTTGTATATGTACCTGGTATTCGTAAGAATTTAGTTTCTGGTATTGTGTTGAATAATTGTGGTTATAAACAAGTGTTAGAAAGTAACAAATACATTCTGTCAAGGCATGGTACTTTTATTGGATTCGGTTATCTATGTGGTATGTTTAAGTTGAATCTAGATGTTTCTTTTGTTAATAATTCTGTTTGCATGACTTCTACTAGTTTTAGTAATCATGTTAGTAAATCAGAATTGTGGCATGCTAGACTTGGACATGTACATTACAAGAGATTGAAAGATATGTCGAAAATGAGTTTAATACCAGCATTTGAGTTGAACATTGAAAAGTGTAAAACTTGCATGTTAACTAAAATAACTAGACAACCTTTCAATAAGAATGTCAATAAAGTTACTAAGGTATTAGAACTTATACATAGTGATTTGTGTGATTTTCATTCGACTCCATCACTTGGTAATAAAAAGTATGTAgttacttttattgatgatgctACTAGATTTTGCCATGTCTATCTATGTcattcaaaagatgaagctcttgataaatttaaaatctttaaagaAAGTGTAGAGCTTCATCATGGTGTGAAGATTAAAGTTCTTCGCACTGATAGGGGAGGTGAGTATTATGATCCAACATATTTTGAATCTACTGGTATAATACATCAGACGACTGCTCCATATacaccacaacaaaatggtgtagctgaaagaaagaatagaacgttgaaagaaatgattaattcaatGTTGTGTTATTCTGGCCTAAGTGAAGGATTTTGGGGTGAGGCTATGTTAACAGCCTGTTATTTGTTGAATAGAGTTCCTAATAAAAGGAACAAGATAACCCCTTATGAACTTTGGCATAAGAAACCACCAAAACTGAGTTATCTCAGAGTTTGGGGTTGTCGAGCAGTGGTAAGACTAACTGaccctaaaatgaaaaccataGGTCAAAGAGGTATAGATTGTGTGTTTCTTGGCTATTCTGAAAATTCTGTTTGTTATAGGTTCTATGTCATAGAACccaatgactatgtatctgTGCACTCTATTATTGAGTCAAGGGATGCTGATTTTGGCAATGAGGATAGATTCACGTCTATATCTAAACCTGGAGACATGATTGCAAGGTCTAGTAACTCTGGTGTAACTGGAAAAGTGATTGATACACCTCCTAATGTTAGGAGAAGTGGTAGAGCAAGAAAAGCTAAGTCTTTTGGAAATGATTTCCAATTGTACTTACTAGAAGgatcaagaaatgaaattaattttcaatatcaatattgttttactattggtgatgatccaaggACTTACAAAGAAGCTATGGCTTCAAGGGATTCTGCATTTTGGAAAGAGGCAATCCAAGAGGAGATGGATTCTATAATCCAAAATGGTACTTGGAAACTGACTGATTTACCACCTGGATGTGAAGCTTTGAATAGTAAATGGATCTTCAAAACGAAGATGAAGGTAGATGGAAGCATAGACAAATATAAAGCCAGATTGGTTATTCAAGGCTTTAGACAAAAGGAAggaattgattattttgacACCTATGCTCCTGTTGCTAGGATTTCCACAATTAGATTATTGTTAGCACTTGCTGCTATACATAATCTTGtaattcaccaaatggatgttaagacTGCCTTCTTGAATGGTGAATTAGATGAAGAGATTTATATAAAACAACCAGAAGGCTTTGTCATGCCTGGTAATGAACATAAGGTTTGTAAATTGGTAAAATCTCTTTATGGACTAAAGCAAGCCCCCAAGCAATGGCATCAGAAGTTTGATGACGTGGTGTTGTCTAATGGTTTTGTATTAAACCAAGCAGACAAGTGTGTATATAGAAAATTTGATGCTACCGGTAAAGGGATTATCATTTGCCTATATGTGGATGACATGTTGATCTTTGGTACTGACCAAGATCAAGTTGATAAAACAAAGGAATTTTTGTCATCTaagtttgagatgaaagacaTGGGGAAAGCTGATGTGATTCTTGGAATTAAGATCACACATGGAGAACAAGGAATTTCCATTTCTcaatcacattatattgagaagGTGTTGGAAAAGTTTAACTTCAAAGATTGTTCTTCAGTTAAGACTCCTTTTGATCCTAGTGCAAAACTCGTGCCTAATAAAGGAGTTGCTGTGAATCAGCTTGAATATTCAAAGGCTATTGGATCACTAATGTATGCTATGATTAGTATTAGACCCGATATAGCTTTTGCAGTTGGAAAATTGAGTCGATATACTCATAATCCAAGTTTAATCCATTGGCAAGCAATGAATCgagtatttaaatacttaaaagGAACCATGGATTATAGGTTGTCTTATTCTGGATTTCCTTCTGTTCTTGAAGGTTATTCGGATGCAAGTTGGATCACCAATATGGAAGATCATTCTTCCACAAGTGGTTGGGTATTCCGTCTTGGAGGTGGTGCTATATGTTGGGCatcaaagaaacaaacttGTATCACGAATTCAACAATGGAATCGAAGTTTGTGGCATTAGCAGCAGCTGGTAAAGAGGCTGAATGGCTAAGAAAtctaatatatgaaattccaTTGTGGCCTAAACCGATATCACCTATATCTATCAGATGTGATAGTGCAGCTACCTTGGCTAAGGCATATAGTCAAGTGTATAATGGAAAGTCAAGACACTTAGGTGTTAGACATAGCATGATTCGTGAACTTATTATGGATGGTGTGATATCTGTGGAGTTTGTGAGAACTCATGACAACTTAGCCGATCATTTAACCAGAGGGTTAAGTAAAGATCTTGTGCACAAATCGGCTATAGGGATAAGATTAAAGTCCACTACAAATCTCTGATATTAAGATACCCAATTTCCATTTAGTATGACACTAGATGCAGAATTCAATGTGGAAGACTTAATATTTGAAGATTGGAACACATTTGAAAATCATCCCAAGGTATGTGTTCGGACCTACAAGTTAAGGAGGTTGAatgtatatattcttaatagttcttttgaaaaattgcaaatgtaggtgcaaaaataaatgagCTACCTATATAAGCATGAAGTTTAGCCGCTTCAAGAAGTTGGGACTTGGTTTCGACATGTTTATGAAGGATAAGGACATATGgtagtaaaatatagtgtcAAGATAGAACATATTCGTATGTAAACTTTTATGTACGTTATCTTCGTGTATTCAATGTGAGTTCCCAGGCTTCAATCCTTAGAGACACCCGGGGTATTCGAATATTTGGAATGTGTAATGTACTAAGGTGGAATTCAATCGTTACgatatttcatttatgcaaAAGTTTGAATGTTTGAGATGACTTGTTTTAGTTAATCAAGGATTGCACTAAAATAGGGGAggattgttggatattttagtgtaattggattaacttgattgatcagtATTATCATAATGAGACATCATATAAGTCCTGGAGGTGCGGAGTGCgcgcttatttgaattcattatgataTTAGCGGCGAAGCCCCTAATAGATGACGGGGGTCCGGAGGCAGCGCCCCCAGGTAGCGGGGTCCAACGAAGTTGCTGTGTAagaaattcatccgaaaatgtaatttctgaaaGTCAAAGGACTTGTTTGCAATTTCGGAAACCTTTGAAAATCAGTTAATTTCAGTTATGAAATTAACAGACGCGCTGTTTCATCTTGATAAAAGGCGCTGGTTCGTCTTGTTAAATCTGATTGATTCTTGTTTTGGTTCGTATATTCTTTTTCTCAGATATCAACATAAGATAGTTCTGTTTTTCTCTAAATTGTAtccgatcaaatattttggtagaaccgccgaaattgatttgaactGAAAGTGATTTcatcacgactttcagattaTCTGTTCTGTTTCTGTTCAGTATATTGAATCTACCAAACATCTCATCTAAATTTCCACCACACTACAATACACAATAtccggctccggcgatcacccctccggcaatcgcgattggaaccacgattggttcaACTCCGACTCATTCCCTAGTGCGGAAACGcaatttacggcccctcctcaaacccaatgTTCGCAAGTTGCGGGTGGCTATCGGCCTTACCCGATGGACGACCAAAATGCCTCCAggttcgggtgggcacccgaacccggatcgggaCTGAGCAACAGCTCTACTTctactcctacttctattcctactcctactcctcctACTCGTGGCACCCGCACCCCGTATACTCCTGATGAGATGAAGAGCACGGATGAGGATGCTCTTACATACTCCATTTAGATTTTAACGGAGttaagtataattttatacaattattaatttttattattattaaacaaaattaaaaataatttaaaatcatgaatAATAGTACTTAATTGTTAtgatcataataataattaataatttattaaataattgtaattatttaaactatgaataatatgtaataataataattatttaataaattaataattaatcaacaatgtcttgataaaatattaaaattacaaattttatttaataataatataaataaataattataattaaatcatgtatgattaaaatattaataattatattattatatttattattatgatagataaacaatatttaaattcccatatttattattatgatataaTAGATAaacaatatcaataatataataattattatattattaattaatgattctTTAATACAGTCGAATGAGCGCGTGGAAGAGCTAAATTTGAATTCCCAAATTTGTATGGTATTCTAATCTGTGAAGGAAGAGACCGTTCCTCGATAATCGTTCATCTAAACTCACACTCCAAAACACACTCTGTTTACAGTCATGTCGAAAACGACGCATCTACACTCGTCCTTCTCTATCAACATTCCAAACCGATTCacaatttttcaataatttcattttttcactcAATTAAACACCGATTTATCCCCAATTTCTGGAATGGTCGCCGGAAAAGTCAAAACGGCAATGGGAATGCACAATTCCCCAGCTCGATCGAAGCCGCCGCCGATGCCAACTCCAGATTCCGCTAAAGGTAAAAAAAGCTCCGCCGCTGGCTTCTCCCGGTCCTTCTTCCCGCGCTCCTCCGCGCAGGTCCAGCCGCGCCCGCCGGACGTCTCCGAGCTGATCCGGTTAGTCGAGGAGCTGCGCGATCGGGAGTCGCGCCTCAAGACGGAGCTTCTCCAGCACAAGCTGCTGAAGGAGTCCGTCGCGATCCTTCCGGTGCTGGAGAGGGAGGTTTCCAGCAAGGATTGTGAAATTGAGCGGTTTAGGAAGAAGATCGATTGCTTGGAGGTGGAGAATGAGCAGCTGAGGAATGAGAACGAGTTCCTGCACATCGAATTGACGAAGCAGAATCGTAAATACGAAGACAAGATCAAATACATGCAGGCGGAATTGTGCGATATTAAACGCGCCGTCGCCGAGCACGATGAAACGAcgtcgtcttcttcttcatcttctatgGCGAATTTCACCAACAATTTCAACAAATCGAATTTCTCAGTGAAGGTTTTGCGCAAATGCGTAACGCAGAGTAACATCGCCTCCAATTTCTGTGAGAGCGTCAACAAGGACGAGTTCAGCGCCGATGCGCCTCCGCTTTCTCGCTGCGATTCCGAGGAGATTCACGAAACTTCAATCTCGATTCGATCCCGAGCGCCGCGGGTTCCGAAACCACCGCCGCGgccgtcgtcgtcgtcgtctcAGTCTTCTTCATCGGTCAATCACAGCGACGGTTCCCTTTCCGATTCAGCCGACCGCACATTGGCGGAGATATCCAACATTCCGGTGAAATCCGCCGCGCCGccaccacctcctcctccgcctccgcctccgccaGCACCGTCGAAGGCCGCTGCTCCGCCTCCTCCCCCACCTCCGCCGAAGGGAGTGAAATCGAAGGCGGCGCCGGCGAAGGTCAGGAGAGTTCCAGAGGTGGTTGAGTTTTACCACTCGCTGATGCGGAGAGATTCGAGCTGTAGACGCGATTCCGGCGTCGGCTCGTTGGCCGGAGCTGCGGCGAAGGATATGATTGGGGAAATTGAGAACCGTTCTTCACATTTACTCGcggtaaatttttttaattaattttatttactttatttttactgcATTTGCATATGCCAAAATGTCGCATTCACAAAAACACGGTGGTTACTTTAGGTTGTCCTCTCTGGAATTTGTGCAATACCAATTTGAAGATAAAAACAGggtttaaattcaaaatccatATTGGGAAAATCCAGAAAGCtgtaaaattgaatgaaacCATGTGGCCTTTTATGACAATCTATTAATTTCAACCATTTGATTAAACCGTTGTAGGCCGCCTAATTTAAGTCCATTTACTGTGTATAAATGTTATCCATAATTTATTGCAGATCAAGACAGATGTGGAGACCCAAGGAGATTTCATCAGATTCTTGATCAAAGAAGTTCACAATGCTGCTTTCGTTGACATTGAAGATGTTCTCCCATTTGTTAAATGGCTTGATGATGAGCTCTCATATCTGGTAGTACCTTATTTTGGATGCAAAAAACTGAATAAATTGCcaatattttctcaatttatatgcaaaaatgTGAAGGTTGATGAGAGGGCTGTGCTCAAGCACTTTGACTGGCCGGAGCAGAAGGCTGATGCACTGAGAGAAGCTGCATTTGGCTACTCTGATTTAAAGAAGCTGGAGTCTGAAGTTTTGTCGTTTCGCGATGATCCCAGACAGCATTGTGGTCCTGCTCTCAAGAAAATGCAGTCCCTCTTTGAGAAGTATGTTAAATGTCACCTAATTTTGATGGTTGTGGTTTGATAATCACAGAggtttaaattcaaattctatGCTTTGTTGATCAGAGTGGAGCACAGTGCTTATAATTTGTCGAGGATGAGAGAATTGGCTGCGAACCGGTACAAAGTTCATCATATTCCAATGGACTGGATGCTCGACACCGGCTTTGTGAGTCAGGTGAAGCCTCACACCTATTCTTTGTGTTTGCAGCTTGTGTGCAAGATTCATATGTTATTTGATAGTATGATCTAATAAAATATCAGTGTGCACAATTAGATCATTGAGAAAAACTATGATTTATTTAGGCTTAACAAATGTTGCCACACTTTCAACAAGAGAAATCTgtcaaatttatgaaattgaaCTCTCACATGCtcgtatcatttttatttaaaattgtacaAAATTGCTGCAATAATACAATTGTAATGACATTGACTTGACCTAAGGTTTTGCATCATTTGTCTGTACCATTTGTTTTCGTCTATGATTGTGAAATGACAAAAACTGAATGTGCGTAATTACCTTTGCCATTGTAGATCAAGCTGGCATCTGTGAAATTGGCAATGAAGTACATGAAGAGAGC
The genomic region above belongs to Salvia hispanica cultivar TCC Black 2014 chromosome 3, UniMelb_Shisp_WGS_1.0, whole genome shotgun sequence and contains:
- the LOC125211985 gene encoding protein CHUP1, chloroplastic-like; its protein translation is MVAGKVKTAMGMHNSPARSKPPPMPTPDSAKGKKSSAAGFSRSFFPRSSAQVQPRPPDVSELIRLVEELRDRESRLKTELLQHKLLKESVAILPVLEREVSSKDCEIERFRKKIDCLEVENEQLRNENEFLHIELTKQNRKYEDKIKYMQAELCDIKRAVAEHDETTSSSSSSSMANFTNNFNKSNFSVKVLRKCVTQSNIASNFCESVNKDEFSADAPPLSRCDSEEIHETSISIRSRAPRVPKPPPRPSSSSSQSSSSVNHSDGSLSDSADRTLAEISNIPVKSAAPPPPPPPPPPPPAPSKAAAPPPPPPPPKGVKSKAAPAKVRRVPEVVEFYHSLMRRDSSCRRDSGVGSLAGAAAKDMIGEIENRSSHLLAIKTDVETQGDFIRFLIKEVHNAAFVDIEDVLPFVKWLDDELSYLVDERAVLKHFDWPEQKADALREAAFGYSDLKKLESEVLSFRDDPRQHCGPALKKMQSLFEKVEHSAYNLSRMRELAANRYKVHHIPMDWMLDTGFVSQIKLASVKLAMKYMKRASAELGMVAGGPEEEELIVQGVKFAFRVHQFAGGFDVETMKAFQELREKFQLCQNQHQQKFVCKSPC